The following coding sequences lie in one Metopolophium dirhodum isolate CAU chromosome 5, ASM1992520v1, whole genome shotgun sequence genomic window:
- the LOC132945620 gene encoding tigger transposable element-derived protein 6-like produces MALQNRNVLLTMDNCSAHNNIGDLELPNVKIVYFPPNCTSRLQPLDQGIIAAFKRYFKTRLVRHALLCLDSDQPCVKWNILQAMRAMAVSWNDVTATTISNSFKKAWNIENDANLTPEIHIEDVIEDDWNKLLAVTSDENAQTFSSFIQMDNDLDICDENAGEDGEDENPEISDQEIEPTEPPVDKPSRADVLAAFDTLVKFSQTSAELDCKFDDQLNSIRKL; encoded by the coding sequence ATGGCACTTCAGAATAGAAATGTACTTTTGACTATGGACAATTGCAGTgcccataataatattggagACCTGGAATTGCCAAacgtaaaaatagtttattttcctCCAAATTGCACCTCCAGGTTACAACCTCTGGATCAAGGGATAATTGCAGCTTTTAAACGATATTTCAAGACTAGACTTGTACGCCATGCACTGTTATGCCTTGATTCCGATCAACCATGTGTAAAATGGAATATTTTACAAGCGATGAGGGCAATGGCTGTATCGTGGAATGATGTAACTGCAACAACGATCAGTAATAGTTTTAAGAAAGCCTGGAACATTGAAAACGACGCCAACTTAACCCCCGAAATACACATTGAGGATGTAATTGAGGACGATTGGAATAAATTGTTAGCTGTAACTTCTGATGAAAATGCTCAAACTTTTTCAAGTTTTATACAAATGGATAATGATCTCGATATCTGCGATGAAAATGCTGGAGAAGATGGAGAAGATGAAAACCCCGAAATCTCAGATCAAGAAATTGAACCTACTGAACCTCCAGTAGATAAACCCTCTCGGGCTGATGTGTTGGCAGCCTTTGATACCCTCGTAAAATTTTCCCAAACCAGTGCAGAGTTAGATTGCAAATTTGATGACCAGTTGAACAGCATCAGAAAACTATGA
- the LOC132945619 gene encoding tigger transposable element-derived protein 6-like, producing MSLKRKQMSIDLKTKQLILVEVEKGTLPKTKIAEKFGIPKSTLSTIIKNKDKIDEAVALGSTNSTKRLRKPMLEDVEKELLKWFKKARDSNIPLSGALVREKAKEICTSNGVEHMAYSDGWLWRFQKRYNISCHVLSGEANKVADEDVNKWLQGFVKVRQSYSENDIFNIDETGVFIIYCPTVHWILKE from the coding sequence ATGAGTTTGAAAAGGAAGCAAATGTCTATAGATCTAAAAACTAAGCAACTAATTTTAGTAGAAGTCGAAAAAGGTACATTGCCTAAAACCAAAATCGCGGAGAAATTTGGCATTCCAAAATCAAcattatcaacaattattaaaaataaagataagatTGACGAAGCAGTTGCGCTTGGTTCAACCAACAGTACAAAGCGTCTACGAAAACCCATGCTTGAAGACGTTGAAAAGGAACTTTTGAAGTGGTTCAAAAAAGCCAGAGACTCCAACATTCCACTATCAGGTGCACTTGTGAGGGAGAAAGCAAAGGAGATTTGTACTTCCAATGGCGTTGAGCATATGGCGTATTCTGATGGCTGGTTATGGAGATTTCAAAAACGGTATAATATTTCTTGTCATGTTTTGAGCGGCGAGGCAAATAAAGTTGCAGATGAAGACGTAAATAAATGGCTTCAAGGGTTCGTAAAGGTGAGGCAATCCTATAGCGAAAATGATATCTTCAATATTGATGAGACcggtgtttttataatttattgcccGACCGTTCATTGGATTTTAAAGGAGTGA